The Bdellovibrionales bacterium genome contains the following window.
TTTGAACAGCTCGGTTTGGAGCGCGAGCAGAAGGATCTTTTAAAGAAATGGTCTGAGGCTCCGAAGGGTTTGATCATCGTCAGTGGCCCAACAGGCTCCGGAAAAACGACAACGGTTTATTCATTGATGAACGAGATGAAAAAACAAAACCGCGTGATTTACACTCTCGAGAATGCAACGTCTCTGGTGATCGACGGGATCAATCAGGTAGAGTACTCTTCGCGCGACAAAGAAGACTTTGGCCGAAACTTCGAGGCCATTACGTTAGCAAATCCAAGCGTTATTTGCTTGGGGCTTGGTTTGACATTTGGCCTAGAGAAAGACATTTACTCCGCCGCTTATCATGCGGCTTCGACAGGAACCCTGGTGATTTTGCAGATCCACTCGGATTCGGCAAAAGAAGCCGTTGAGATGTTTGAAAAAGAAGTCGGGCAACCGGTAAAGAAAATCCTCGTCGGCGCCAGCTGGCAAAAGCTTGTGAGCCAAGGGGGTAAGATCAAAGCTCATTACGACTTTATCGAAAGAATCTAAACTAGTTATGTTCATGTGATGCGCCCTATGTGTAGGAGATGAACATGCTCTAGGGCAAGGTAGCGCTATTCGCACCACGGGGGCGTATGGTGCTACCTAGCGTTGGAGAGTCTTGGCGATATACGCAAGCTACGCCAAAGGCTCGAAGAGCTTCTATTTTTATAAAAGAGAGAAGCGTTTTTTAAGTGCGGTCTTTGAGGAACTGGTCCCAGCCGCCTTTGACGTAAAAAGTATTGATAAATCCGGCGGCTTCAAGGGCATTGGCCAGTTTCTCAGAGCGGACGCCTTGTTGATCCAACACAATCACGGCGGATTCTTTCGGCTGCTGTGACATCACCGAAAGAATCTGCTCGTCAGTGGCGGTTGAAAGGTCGCCTTCTGGCAATTGCAAAAGCTTTTGTTCTAAGTGCATTTTGAAAACGTGTGGATAGACGGCGTTTGTATCAATCCCGAGGTTGACGAAGATAAAACCCACGCGCCCGCGGACGAGATTATCAAACTGGAAAAAACCAATGGATTGAGCCATTATGTTGCCGCCTTTTTGCCAGAATCAGGCAAGTTTTTGGAAACTAAAATCACCGTCACAAGACCCGCCAGGGCCAAGCAGCCAGAAATAATAAATGGCGAAGAAATTGAAATCTTCTCATAGACAAGGCCGCCGAGAGCCGGGCCCAAGATACGTCCCAGTGATGCCAAGCTTTGCGCGACACCCATGGTAATGCCTTGTTCAGCAGCGCCAGCGAGCAAGCTAATACTTCCTAACGCGGAAGGGTTCGTGAAGCTGGTGCCGATCGCTAAGAAAGTCATGGTCACGCCCATCCATGGAATGGTTGGCGCAAAGGCGATTCCAGCAAGACCAATCGCAAAGCTTGTGAGGCCGATGCGCAAGGTTTTACGCTCTCCCAAGATGGGAATCAAACGGCGCACGAGGAAGCCCTGACAGAACACGGTGATCACACCGATGTAAGCAAAACCGAAACTAACCTGTTTGAGTTCCCAGCCGAATTTTTCGCCCATGAACAAAATCAAAGTTGCTTCCATCCCTGACATCGCAAGGGATGAAAGGAAATAAACAGAGAGCATCGCACCCATGGTTTTTTGTCCCAGATAGTGAGCGAGCAATTGAAAGCGTTTCTTGTTGTGAGTGTTTTTATTTTTCTCAGTCAGTGATTCTTTCAAGAACTTCAAACCGAAGAGGAAGTTGCCGATACAAAGAGCTCCGACCCACAAAGCGCAGAAGCTCATCTGGAATTGGTGAACATTTGTTTGCAACTCGTAAGCTTCCACAATGTGCTGGCCCCAAATTGCCAAGCCGCCACCGAGAGCTGGGCCAACAACAAAGCCGAGACCAAAAGCGGCGCCGATCAAAGCCATGCCCTTAGAGCGTTCATTTGGGGGAGTGATGTCGGAAATATAGGCAGAAGCTGTGGAAATGCTTGCGCCAAAGAAGCCCGCAAGAATGCGGGCAACGAAGAGCAGCTCCAGATTTTTTGCGTACGCAAACACCACGTAAGAGAAGGCTTCGCCGACGAGACAGAAAAGCAAGATCGGGCGGCGGCCCATACGGTCGCTGAGCTTTCCCCAGAACGGAGCAAAAATAAATTGCATAAACGAATAAACCGACATGAGAAGGCCGGTTTGCAGAGCGGTTGCGCCAAATTCACGACTAAGGATGGGGATGATTGGAATTAATATTCCAAAGCCCACGAGGTAGATGAAAACGGTGAAAAATATGATACCAAGTAGGGATTTATTAGGGGGCGTGGACAAGTGCTTTACCTCGTTTCTATTCCTGTTAATATGGGAGAGTTATGAAAATTGCAATGATGTTATGCCTGCTAGTACTCACCGCGGAAACCTCCTGGGCGGCCTTTGACGATTACCAACGTTTTCGTAAAGGAACGTACGAGTTTGAGTTTGAAACGCAGTATTTTAAGACGGATGCAAATTATACCGATGGCGGCGGCTCTTACCAGAAGCTGCTCTACGGGCAATCTTATGAAATTTTCAATTTTTATCTGAAATCCAGTTACGATTTGAGTAAAAACAGCTCTTTCTATGGCAGCCTCAATTTAGCCAATGCGACAAGTAATGGTATTACGACGACTCGTTCGAACTCGTCGGTGACGGGGGCGTACTTGGGTTACGCGTATCGTCCTTACAATGAATCCTTTGATCTCGTCACGGATTTCAATGTTTTGATTCCTTTTCAGAAAGTTGATCAGAACACGGACACGGTGATTAACGCTGAGGGCGTGATTGAGGCCACGGGTTTGTTGCGTGCGCAAAAGGACTTTACGACTTTTTCAGCCTTGGGTTACATCGGGGTGACTTATCGCCAGGCACGTTCCTCTTTGGTCCCGTGGGGCGTCGGGGTTGAGGCCAATTACGCGAAATGGGCGTGGGGCGGAAAAGTTTTTGGTTATCAAAGTGTGACCGATGATCCAGATACCAATAATAAAATCCAAAGAACCATCGTTACGGATCGCGTGAATGCTTCGAGTTTGTATTTCTATTCTGTGAATCCTTCGGTTGTAGATTCCGAAGCTTGGGTGCGTTTTAAGTTTGATAATGCATGGGCCCTGACTGTGGGCGGTGGTACGACAATCACTGGTTCGAACACGGCGGCGGGATTTCACGCCGGCGCAGCGATCAGGTATACTTGGGATAGTGAGCCGAGCTACTACATGAAGCCGGGGATTTCGACCCAAGAAGATAGTCTGAGTTCTGAAAGAAAAGTTCCGAAGTTTAAAGAAGAGACCGATGACGGTGTGAACCAGAAGCTCTTCCAGAAAAAGGGAATCACTCCGGGGGCGCCAGCGCCCCGTCCGGGCGGAGACATCACTCCGGCGGCAGACAATGTCGCAATGAAAAAGACCGGCCCACAGCCGACGCCATCGCAGATCGAAGCCAACGATGGCGGCGAAGTTCAGTTGAAACTAAAACGGAAGCGTAAGAAAAAACCGACGACTTAGTTACTTTTCGAAAGTTCCAGGAATGAATTCAACTTTTCCGGTATTGATGTCGAGATAAAAGGGTCTGCCGCGACTTCCTACCATGAGCTTACCTTGAACCTCCAGTGCTCCAATATAGGCACCTTCATATCCCTGGTCACCATGTTTAAAGAATTCTGCTTTTTCGATCTGCCATAATAGATTTCCATCAGCATCAAAACAAAATACGTTTCTTCGTCCAAAATCTGGGTCGAGAGTAACAATGCATTTATTTTTGTATTCTAAAACGGACCAGATCTTGTCTTGCAAATCGATTTCTCGATCATTGATCTTGATTGTTTTAGCGCCTTCTACGTATTCGATTTTCATTTTAGACCTCTAAATACCTCAGTGATAGGTTTTGGATTTTTAAAGAAGCTGGGTGAAGACTTAGGAATAAAATATTGAATTGCATTCTCATTTCCTCCCCACTCATTCTTGCCAACAAAGCCTACATGCATTTCGGTTCCCTGTGGAATAGTAGCAGTTGAGTGATAGTCCGGTACATGTTCTAGAGCAAACATTTCCTTAATTTCTTCTGGGGTTTTCCCAACGACATCTTTTGCATCAGCCACCCAAGAACCATGCATGTCTTTTCCATTCTGAAAGAATCGAACAAACTGCTGCTCAGATTTGGTTTGAGCTGATACTACTGGTTTGCTCTCTGACCATGCAAGTTTAACATAGTTTCGCTCTTTGATTAGCCTTTGATTCTCTTTAGCGCCGTCCAGAAATTTAATGTTTTTGAACCGATCTTTTAAGCGCTTGGCTAAGGCTTCAAATGAAGATCTATTCTTGGCATTTCTGGCGACTAAGTTTATTTCTTCTTCTGCTGGATGGGCTATTTTGGCTATTGCTCGAACCCAAGGCTTTGCGGCATTGCTACCTCCGAGAGTTACAATTCCTACGACAAAGAAGCCTCCAGCTACAGCTCTCTCCCAGGTAGCAAGAGGTTCCCCTGTCATAGGATCTTTGCCGACAAATGCTCTGTAGAAGTCCTTTGGTGCCGATGTGAGCGGGATCATATCGGTTGCGATATCAACGAGTATTTTGCCAGCGTTTAAAAGGCCATTACCAAGTTCTTGATCGTTCTGGGTGTAAGCATTGTCCGCTTCATTCAGAACAGAATAGCCGACTCGTTTTGCGTCTTCCTGTTGGGGCGTTTGAGATTGATGGTTGTTTAAGCGGTCGCGCAACTTGTCGAGTTCATCTTTATGATCGCTTTGGTAATCGTGATCATCGTGTAACTGCCAGCCGGCTTGATCGGGCGAAAAGCCTCTTCCAGGGTATTTTCCCTGGATAGAATCATAGATAGAAAACGCCGGATCGGTAGAGTTCAGTTGCCCATTTGAGCGAGGATCTGCCACCTGACCTGCGTTTTGAATTGCTTGATTTAGATCACCAACCTGTTTTTCAAGTTCGGTTGTGGTCGCGCCAGCATCTGCGGCTGTTTCTGCATTCAGCCGATTGACGATTTTTTCTTGGATTCTATGGAGGCGTTCACGTTCTTCTTTTGTGAGCCGATCTGAATCTTCAAAGCCTGTCAGATCTCGACCAGTGAGGCGTTCGCTACCCGGCGGCTCGTGATCAAAGGGTGCACCGGCGACATCCCCACCACGGTTGAAGACAGGATGAGCCTCCCACATAGGAGTTCCTTCCGGGTCATGAAGTTTATCCAAAACCCAGGTTCTTCCGTCTACTTCAACTTTGGATCCAACTGGTGAATTTTTATCGACACAATTTTGGCAAATCACATTGTTTTCGTCGACAGCGCTATAAGCTCGCAGAGAAGAGAATTGGATCAATAATACCACTGCCAAAAGATTTGTAATAAAGAATCTCATGAACGGCCTCCGGCGATTTCGAGCCATTGGATTGAGTAAGGAGTCAGTGGCAATTTGCCGCAGGTTTCAGTCGTAAGGCCAGATTTCACTGATGGTTTACTACAAACGACTTTTTTGTAAGCGCTGAATGCATTCGGAGTGAGTTGAGCGCTGAGTTGTTTTGAGACTAACTCAAGATTTGCAGTATTGTAAGATTTCTTGCAAACAGGAGCGATCTCTCTAGATAGTATCAATGTATTTTGAAGTCTTAAGTTTTGTTTGTACAACAGAACAAACGAAGACTTGGCTTTCGAGGCGAATTGCGCGAGTTGTACTAACGTATCTATCTCTGCCTGTAAATTTCCACAATATTGATTTAGCTTTGCATTTGCATTCGCATCACGGCGGGTTTGTTCAAATTGCTTTTGCACGTAAACCGAGTTCATTGCAAAAAGGGCATTTGCTGTTTTCAAAGGAGTCTCAATGACTAGAGATAGTATTTTGTCGGTCTCAGCAAGCGCACTGCTAAGAGAAGTTTTCGCAGTGGAAAAACTACTTGGCAAGGCGGCAACTACTTGTTGGGTATTTGCTTGAGATATTTTTAATGATTGTAGCTCGAGATTCATTTGCAGATAATTCTGACCGCATCCCAATAGAGCTGGTTGTGTATCGATATTTTTTGGTGCACAAGCCTCAGTTAGTTTTTTAAACCTAGCTTGTGCTTCTCCGACTTTAATGACATGCGCTTTTGTTGCCGCCACTGCATTGGTGTGAAGATTGAGCATTGAACGAAACTCGCCACCGGCGAAGGCCATGTGCATAACACCGAGATAAATTAGAAGTTGCATGACTTACGTTCCTCTTGAGCGGACCAATCGCCATTCAGCTGGTTGATACTTCCTTGAAGTTGATTGACTCTATCTGTGTGATAGCTGATTTCGGTTTCTGCTTGTGTAAGTGAGGAGGCATTGTGAGCTTTTTCCTCTGCTAGCATCACCTGTGTGGTTCCTATTAAAATGCTCATTTGTTGAACGAGCGCTTGGCCTTGATTATTTTTTAAAAGTTCGTCTATCTCAGTAGCGTTTCTGCTAGTCATACTTCGGATCAAAGATGCAAGTTGCGTCATCTGAGGATGGCTTGGATCATTTTCCATCGAGGAAAGAATTTCGTTGAGTGATTGTGCAGTTGCACTTGATTGAATGTTGGAAAGCCCTTGGCGTAATGAAGCTTCGCTAAAGATAAGTCCTTGATTGATATTTTGAAACTGATTTAAAAGGCTTTCTTGTTTGAACAGAACTGTCTGTCTTTGCGTAAGGTCTTCTTTTCGTTTTACAGCTGAATTCAATGAGTAGTTGGCGTCATTTAAGTTCTGGCTTGCGATATCTAGATTTTGACGAATAGTAGCTTGGTGGCGGTTGGCATCGTTACGAATATCTTCG
Protein-coding sequences here:
- a CDS encoding rhodanese-like domain-containing protein; its protein translation is MAQSIGFFQFDNLVRGRVGFIFVNLGIDTNAVYPHVFKMHLEQKLLQLPEGDLSTATDEQILSVMSQQPKESAVIVLDQQGVRSEKLANALEAAGFINTFYVKGGWDQFLKDRT
- a CDS encoding MFS transporter; amino-acid sequence: MSTPPNKSLLGIIFFTVFIYLVGFGILIPIIPILSREFGATALQTGLLMSVYSFMQFIFAPFWGKLSDRMGRRPILLFCLVGEAFSYVVFAYAKNLELLFVARILAGFFGASISTASAYISDITPPNERSKGMALIGAAFGLGFVVGPALGGGLAIWGQHIVEAYELQTNVHQFQMSFCALWVGALCIGNFLFGLKFLKESLTEKNKNTHNKKRFQLLAHYLGQKTMGAMLSVYFLSSLAMSGMEATLILFMGEKFGWELKQVSFGFAYIGVITVFCQGFLVRRLIPILGERKTLRIGLTSFAIGLAGIAFAPTIPWMGVTMTFLAIGTSFTNPSALGSISLLAGAAEQGITMGVAQSLASLGRILGPALGGLVYEKISISSPFIISGCLALAGLVTVILVSKNLPDSGKKAAT
- a CDS encoding pre-toxin TG domain-containing protein, producing MRFFITNLLAVVLLIQFSSLRAYSAVDENNVICQNCVDKNSPVGSKVEVDGRTWVLDKLHDPEGTPMWEAHPVFNRGGDVAGAPFDHEPPGSERLTGRDLTGFEDSDRLTKEERERLHRIQEKIVNRLNAETAADAGATTTELEKQVGDLNQAIQNAGQVADPRSNGQLNSTDPAFSIYDSIQGKYPGRGFSPDQAGWQLHDDHDYQSDHKDELDKLRDRLNNHQSQTPQQEDAKRVGYSVLNEADNAYTQNDQELGNGLLNAGKILVDIATDMIPLTSAPKDFYRAFVGKDPMTGEPLATWERAVAGGFFVVGIVTLGGSNAAKPWVRAIAKIAHPAEEEINLVARNAKNRSSFEALAKRLKDRFKNIKFLDGAKENQRLIKERNYVKLAWSESKPVVSAQTKSEQQFVRFFQNGKDMHGSWVADAKDVVGKTPEEIKEMFALEHVPDYHSTATIPQGTEMHVGFVGKNEWGGNENAIQYFIPKSSPSFFKNPKPITEVFRGLK